From a region of the Helianthus annuus cultivar XRQ/B chromosome 5, HanXRQr2.0-SUNRISE, whole genome shotgun sequence genome:
- the LOC110942709 gene encoding uncharacterized protein LOC110942709, whose protein sequence is MTKDPQSSTACRRIMNTTSQGSTSRTAKKRSETSRLAYRPAEAAEHSKFIPKIALAPLSKEKLPPTVGKFNGLTDPDDHVRVFTSVGCMGGWNMPMWCHLFIQTFTGAARAWFDSLPPGKITSWVDFRTQFVNHFSQQRRYQRDTAEVIDIWRRDNEGLEDFITRFNKECLEIGGVSEQLMRAHFKKAIRCDSLIRTITGKDGMPKEWEKLMEAAKIVAQTKESLAGNKNSYTEDRFSKVSSRDNNRRNKGKNLGWKASQSSGYDEGPRFREDARDTIDRIGYRKAVRNEIREKHWTPLIKTPKEVLMTENHDFKAPKPMTNKKGQDPNLYCDFHKDTGHLTDDCVSLRQEIEKALNSGKLIHLVKNVRKETRQIQRNDYGNQKKVRRLETHMVNRPR, encoded by the coding sequence ATGACGAAAGATCCTCAGTCTTCAACTGCTTGCAGAAGAATCATGAATACTACAAGCCAAGGCAGCACATCGCGTACAGCGAAGAAGCGGAGCGAGACTTCCCGCCTCGCCTATAGACCAGCTGAAGCTGCAGAACATTCGAAGTTCATTCCAAAGATTGCTCTAGCCCCGCTATCAAAAGAAAAATTACCACCAACAGTGGGAAAGTTCAATGGTTTAACTGATCCTGACGATCATGTCAGAGTATTCACAAGCGTTGGTTGTATGGGAGGATGGAACATGCCGATGTGGTGCCATCTGTTTATCCAGACTTTCACAGGGgctgctcgcgcctggttcgacagccttccaccaggaaagatCACGTCGTGGGTTGACTTCAGAACCCAATTCGTAAATCATTTCAGCCAACAAAGACGTTACCAGCGCGACACAGCGGAGGTAATAGACATCTGGCGTAGAGACAACGAGGGGCTAGAAGATTTCATCACTCGCTTCAACAAGGAGTGTTTAGAGATTGGTGGTGTAAGTGAACAATTGATGCGCGCACACTTCAAGAAAGCCATTCGATGTGATAGCCTCATCAGGACTATCACAGGCAAAGACGGTATGCCCAAGGAATGGGAAAAACTCATGGAAGCCGCGAAGATAGTAGCGCAAACTAAAGAGTCTTTGGCCGGTAACAAGAACTCGTACACTGAAGATCGTTTTTCCAAAGTAAGCTCGCGCGATAACAACAGGCGCAACAAAGGCAAAAACCTTGGATGGAAAGCTAGCCAGTCCAGCGGTTATGATGAAGGACCACGCTTCAGAGAGGATGCACGAGACACAATCGATCGCATTGGTTATCGAAAGGCAGTCCGGAACGAGATTCGAGAaaagcactggactccgctcattaAGACACCAAAAGAGGTGCTCATGACGGAGAACCACGACTTCAAGGCTCCAAAGCCTATGACGAACAAGAAAGGCCAAGACCCAAACCTGTACTGCGATTTCCACAAGGATACAGGTCATCTGACGGATGACTGTGTCAGCTTAAGGCAAGAAATTGAAAAAGCGCTGAATAGCGGGAAACTAATCCATCTAGTGAAGAATGTGCGCAAGGAGACACGCCAAATTCAGCGCAATGATTATGGGAACCAAAAGAAAGTCAGGCGTCTGGAAACACACATGGTCAACAGACCAAGATAA